Part of the Hevea brasiliensis isolate MT/VB/25A 57/8 chromosome 16, ASM3005281v1, whole genome shotgun sequence genome is shown below.
GGTGGAAAGTTGAGTAGAATTGAGGAGGATGCAGATTTGCATGGTTATTCTGCACAATCAACCTCTGATCCTGTTGAGCCACGTAGATCTAATCGCAGAATTCAGCCAACATCTAGAGTAAGTTATTCGGTTTTAAAGTTCTTGCCTTCTGTTTTGTGATATCATTTGCAAGAGTTTGTTGCATCAAATCTTTTTCATGTTGTAATCATGTTTTCCAATCTAATTAATCCAACTTGGTATCCTCCTCAATTCCCTTTCTAGATGGACATCTGCTTGTGTAGCTAAATGCTGATTCCTGTTAACATATCTTAGATTCATTGATTTCCATCAAACCTTTCATTATCTTGCTGTCCTCTAATATTGTTAAAGCATCTATTTCTATAATTCATGCCTCTCGGTGACTACTTCACCAGGCTATTGACCTATTGAAAGGAAGaaaattaagagagagagagagagagagagagagagagagagagttttttATTCTTCATTATTGTATAATTGACCAGCGTGTGTTATGGTCTCAAAAATTCAAATCTAGTGAATTTGATGTGCTTTTTGCGCTTCTTGTCCACAGCTATTAGAAGGGCTGCAAAGCTCGTTGATGGTCTCAAAAATTCCATCTGTCTCGCATGACAAAAGCTATAAAAGCAGGAATGCTTTTAGGGGTGAGATTTCAGTTCCCAAAGTGACAAACCATTTCCGTCTTTTTCACATGTAATTCTGTTTTGTGGTTGCATAAAACTGACTGGTTTATTGTACAGCAGGGAATAACCATGGTTGAAAGATCCTGGAAATGTTGGATCATATTCAAAGAAGTTCGATGATCACTGGAACACACTCTAGTAGTTTGTGTATATTTTAAATAGGGGAGATAGCTAGGAATGGCAATTCTTGCTTCCTTGAGTTTAATTATGAGATGTAGTTGGTAGATGTTCATATCGATTTTAGTTTATTCACAATTATGATTTAATCTCCTTGGCTTTTGCCTTAGTAGGTTGTATATGGAAATTCTCCATGTAGTTTGGGTTGAAGTTGCAGGAAGCTTTTGCAGATCATCATCCATTGAAAGTGGACTTGTAATTCTCTCTTATCGGTTGTCACCGGTTCAAAAGACCTACATAAATTTATTTGGGAGAAATAAATAGGGAACGAAGAGCAAATGAAAATATCTTCAATTATCTATTATTTTAGTTTCTAGTTAGGCCATTCTTCTCATCTATTGAGCGTTTTGAGGCTTGTACatgctaaaattaaaattgagcTTAAGAGTTTATTAATAATAAGTGTATTTCATATAAGTTGACGTGTtggttttttaaaattataattcctaTTAACATTACTAGCTTCATGAGAACCTTTCCATGCTAGCAAGCTCTCGGCGTTCTTAGAATCTCTCGTGTAGAGCACAATCGACATGGGCACGATTCTcttgtttttctttttattctgAAGATAGAGATTGGGTCGATGGAGATATAAATATTACGGGTTGCAGTGCTTGTATCATTGAGCTACAATAAGCCTACCCAGCCACACAAAAACTAAAAGAAGTCCAAACTATATCAACAGTGATTCCTAAGAGCTCCAATCCAGCATCCAAATCCTGGCAAGGCCGCAGCAAGTATAGCCACGCCGCCCTCAACATCAAAGACTTAGTCACCGGAAAATCTCAACTTGCCCAGGAGGAACAGAGGCCATGCAAAGATAATCTTAAACAAGACCCCAAGAAAGGTCTCTAGTGAATACAAGTGAACTGAGACATGAATCCAAACCCAGCTGAAGCACAAAAACCCCATGGGCACGCACGGGATGCAGCAGCGTGGAGGATGACACAATGACAGAAAACGGCCGCTAGAAGCCCAGAAACCAAAAGAAAATAGGGCAGAGTTTTCTCTCTCATAATCTAGAGAGAGAAGGATCCTGACATTCGCACAATTCACTTATGTGCTGTCGTGCTTGTGTATTAAATCTACAGAATGTGCCGCCAATATAACTTTTAATTCAGCGCAGTGCAGCTGGAAATCACTGTCTGGCGTAACAATATCACTGGgaataatttcatttttaacgACGCATGTCTGATAAAATTTCGGCAATTCAACTAAAGTCCACATTTAACCTTTTGCATACCTAAAGCGTGTACCTACCAAAACTATTTTATAAACAATTACAACTCATCAAAGATCCCTGCTGTACATAGATCCAATTTGTTCATTGAACCAACCAGAGTAACTGAACAGAACTCGGTCCACCACATTTGAGCAGGCTTCAGTTAATAATGCCGGCGAGTAAAATTTCAAGCTAGCATCTGAAGGTTGGCAAGCTGAAGAGATGAAAGACTGAGCCATAATTCTCAGAAAATCCGACCAATATAAGAATAAATTCCGCAAACCATATATCTTGGGCTTAGTTCTTCCATTAACTTTAGTCAGGAAAGTTTTGAACGTCCTCCATCTCTCTTAAAGATGCTGGTTCTTCTCTCGTGCTTCTCTTCTCAGACCTTAAAGGCCTTTTCTCACTTTGCTTCTCCTCCATATACTTTGACGGTACTTTTGCCTTGGAGTTCATAGGAGCTTGCTCTAATAGGTGAGCTTCATCATTGCTGCTTCCATCATTACTGAATGGCTTCTCACAGATGCAAGGAGAAGGATATTCATGGAATTCACCTCGCCCAGGTCTCATCTCATCTGGCTCCCCCATGAATCCTCTCTGGCATGATTTCACCTTTTTAGCAAATGTATCCCAGTCCATCTTATCCCTTTCCATTAACAATGCACTGAGCCTCTTTGCATTTGGTCTGATGGTCCTCTTATGCCCTGCATACCTCCTTTGATCCATGATACAACAACAACAGTTAAATGACAAATGTCCCAAAGAGAAACAGTTAACAATATTTGTCTatattaatgataataataaaaaaaaaatctcaggtCAAGTTTCACTATTGAAAGGCCAAATGTCAAGTCCATGTTCATCCTATTAAATTGAAAACAATTTTGCAAGTCTAAACTTAAGCACATACAAGCAAAATTGAGAACACAATGGACCAAATTTCTCACCTTCGACCTGCAAGAATCTTGGCCATGTTTCCATTATTATTGGTGACAAAAACATCACTTTCATCACAGACAATGTAGTCAATGGCTGCCAGACGGGAGGAAAATGGAGAAAAAGGTTTAAGTTCTTCATTAGCAAGCATCTCCTTTGTGTAGAAGTTTGGAAAGAGTTCTTTGAGTGGCCGCAGAGTGTCTTCTCCCCCATATATTTCCCCAGATGCCACATAGATGTATGTGTCATTAGCAAATCCAAGAGCACGCAGCATCAATCCCACTTCATGAGGGGTAAGTGGGCATTTCCCTCTTGCTCGCTCTTCCTCAGCACTTAAATCCTAAAACATCACGAACAAACACAAATTTTGTCAAATTTAAATGGAGAATAAATATATTAGAATCCCTCTCAATAAGCATTTCTACAAGTAATTGGAAGAGATCTATGACGTATAACATTCAAAGCAAATATAGACTGCACAATTTGACAAGAGTTCTTAATTCTTATATTATTCTCATACAAGTCAAAAATAACTTCCAAAACCCAGGGGGCTGAGAATTTTACTTTCAATCTAAATCACAAGTCAAAGTCATAAAGGTCAGCAATCTCACTGGTAATGTTGCCCATCTCTTTCTGATTTCACCAAGCTCAAATTTCTCCTTTTCGCCCCCACCATAGTAACATCCAGAAAAAGCAAGCATATCAGGTTCAAACCTGTGATTCAGAAGGGTTAGGATACAAATGAGAAAATCAAAGCATTCGAGTGAAGATTCAAACAAACATTCATACATGTTGTTTTGTGTATGTCTATATATGAAACAAATGTCCGTAATAAATTACAAATGTATGGAGATAATATTCAAATAACGAACAACACACTTAATGAAGAAACAGAATACTATAAGAAAATATGTAGTAGGCATTCCTTAGATATTAATCACATATAGCATGTAGCCCATATTCTTGTCGCTATCTTCTGCAATTTCATATTTGGAGAGATCAGCACTCAACGCAAGGAATAAAGAATCTTAAAATGTTTTTCTACAACATGATTCACATTCAAAAAAAGGCTAAAGTCAATTTACTTTCAGTTAGACAATGAAAACATTACATAACCTAGGTGGTAAAAATGTCCTTGCACAAACGTTGAAGATATTCAGCACAAACCTAACATTGCAATTGACCACATACATCTTTAagcaattaaattaaacatttaaaatattatatcaaTATTACAATTTAAATGAAAGAGACAAACCTCAAGTGAATCGCAATAAAACGTTTTGCCATCTTTCTCACTTTCATAACAAGTCTTTGACCAATATCTTGTATGGGCTTTGCAAATCTTAAAGCGTGATAATTAACTCGGCAACGCAACTTTTGTAGCTGTTCATCATCAAGGTTATTTGCAAGCCTATAATCGAACTTGGTCAATTGCACAACCTGTGAATTTCACAGTTAAAAACTGAATGTAAACTAGAAAACAAATCAAGAAAAGGACTTGGCCTATTCATAACTTAAAAGAAAACCAATAATGGACATTAAAAATGACAATAAACAGAATGTTgttaaaaataagagaaaataatCACTGATGATGCAAATTGTCTTACACGTCTCCTCAATAGTATAGGCAGAACTTGATCTATATAATACTCGGGCGGAGATTTTCTTGGAACACGCATGGTATATGGAGGTTTTTCCATTGATCGCATGAATTTATCAGGAACTCTTTTGACAATGGTCACATCTTTTGCAAGGTAGGAAATGAACCAATCAACATCGAAAATATTGACAAAATCACTGCATGCCAGGTAATGTAGTATTTAAGAATtgataagttgaccataaataAGGCAACTGTGAAAAAGAAAAGATGATATTCCAAATTAAATGTTACAGCTAATTTACTAAATGAATCTCAACTTACCTATCATCTTTCCAATAGGAATGATGATCCAACTCTGGTATAACCAATGTAGCATTAAGAATCCGTGCAACAACCACGGCATCAGTTATCTGAGTGCAGATATGGATTGTTATTTTCACCAGAAAGGATGTATTTATATTTtgttgaaataataataataagactaTAAGTCTAAATCTCACAGAATCCTTCTTAATAAAACCAACTCAAGTAAAGCTCATAGGTCCAAAAAAAAATAACAAGTACAGATGACATATACATAACTGCACAGTGTGCTATTGACAAAACTGATTCAATCACAAGTTCTTCCACCAGATTTCTGGAAAAACCATAATGGGAAAATACAACTTTCACTTACTCCGGTTCTTTGTTGGTTCAGCCCTCCACTTGCTGCAATAAGCAAATAGCCATTTGATGACCGCTCATGTTTGGCAGCTAGATGCAAAAATCACAAGTGTTAAAAAGTTCAATCCATGAATAGATACTCAGTATCTTCCTTGAActaagaattaaataaataaataaagcaatATGGATACAAAAAATgtatttttctttctatccttaaCAACAACCAACAGAGGACAGGGGAATATATATATAAGCCTGATCAGCACAGTTGATGCTAGAACTGGGAACTTACTAATCACATAAATAAACATGAGCAAATCCTGCTAACCATCATGAATTGGTCAGATTCCAGATGCCAAGACACCAAAGAAATAAGATAGGCCGGGCGGGGGGGAGGGGCTGGCGGGGGGCCGCAGTGTGTTTATATTTGAGATGCAACGACTGCAAAAATACTTGAAAAAGAATCTTCACCCATTCCTCTAAGAACTAAGGCAGTAAAACAACACTGAATGAATAATGCTTGTGCAATTTGTATGCTTAGGAAGATAATTTTCCTAATTTATATTATCAACAAGTGTTCCTAATGTTTGATAATTAGAAATGTGGCTATACAGAAGTAGCATTGCGGGAGCTTGACCAAAAGAACAGAATCCATGCTCAGTAATATGCAAGACTTTGaatcccagagaaaaagaaaaagcaagAGTATATCAATGCTACTTTTCGTTGGTGCCTCTAGTCTCCTTATTCCAAAACCTTCCCTATCATTCTTGTAGTCTAGCAGTTATTGACAAGCAGAAAAACATAAGGAAAATCTTCCTCTCCTAGTTTGGTTTTTTGTTTGCACTACAACAGAATGActttatccaaaaaaaaaaaaaagagcaagcACCCATTGCATAAACAGTAGCCAATAAAAATCATTCTGCTTGTTTATGAATTAACTTACGAGCAAAATTACGTCCTCTTTCACTGCATCCATAGAAGAAATTTGAGTACTTGGATTTCCATTTATCAATTGGTTCACGCCGCTGATAGCAAATTTAAAATAGTAAATACTATAATTTACATGGAAATTTGTCATCACATTTCAAGTAAGAGCTTGAATCTTACCTGTTTGACTCCCGAAAAAGAAAGACGGAAAAAATTTCcactccaatttttttttttttttaaaaaaaaggatTTTGGAAACAATAAGTTTCTAAAGTTTACCAGTCGGCCCAAGTTGTGCTTAACCAATCTCTGGGAGTACCATTCAAGATCAGAGGCCACGTGTCCAGTGAAAAGAGAAATCAATCCCAAAATGAACAGCATTAACCCGCACACTAGAGACCACGGGATCTTCCTGCGCTGCTGCGTCGCAGAAGATCTCCACCTCCTCCACCACTCATTATGACTATGATGGTGGTGCTGGTGCTGGTGGTGGTGATGCTTTCCACCGCGTCTGCTGGGGCTGTGGTTACCGTTTTGTTGCTGTAATAGAGCCAGGTTCGCCAATATCACGCTAAACCTCCAGGCCTTGTTCACTCCCATCGATTCCCAATCCTGCCCATTGTATCATCCTTTATTTACTCAaaataccaccaccaccactccacaatACTCCATGGCCGAGAAAACAGAAAATGcagctctctctcactctctctctccacaCGGAGAAGGGCAAAGGAGTAAATAAAGAGAGTGTTGATATTTGAAAAATGAAAATCCTAAAATCGGTGGGGTTTTGAAGGATCACTGTTGGAGAGTCTCGAGTTTTCAGAGGAGGAAAGGGATACAGAGTGCGTGAGCGTGCGTATGAGAAAGTGAAAAACACTGTTTTTTGTAATTTTGATTCACAGTACCTAAACCATTTTTGGCAAACGATGGCATGGAATATGGCCGGGTTTCGCATTGTCCACTGATtcgatatatttattttattattacaaatatttaaatactttaatatatatatatatatatatatatatatgcaaataTTCAATTTATTTGCTTTGTGTATAATTACGgttaaattaaaaactaaaaaaaaaaattactggaAGGCAAATTGGAAGTCAGCGATTTTGATCGTTTGTAGAGAGTGACAGATagggaaagaagaaaggaaggtgTTTTTCACCCCCCGGTTTGCATGGAAATAATAATAACTAACCTAACGGCGGCAAATCTCGGGGATTCCGTTTATGGAAATGAAATCTCATCCCAGGGCAAAAATGGAAGTCTATGAAAATAAGTGGCTGTTGATCATctctataaattatttttttaaggaaataaatgatatatttttttataatttactgGAATTCAAATTGGACACCTCACGCCCACTAAtataccaaataaatgaaatttaccgAGTATAATAAAGGTCAGCTCCATGATTTTGTTATTAATGATCACTATTTCAAAAGTTTTAATTGAATCAATtagtcaaattaattaaattaaaatagaatattttatttttttaacagaattaaacatttaaaaaaattaattggattatttatcaaattaaatgaatataaaataaggaatttcctatttctaattttaaaataataattatttcaaaTCTTGAATTAGTTTATAGATTAATTACTTTCTTTTAATAAATTATACGGACCCATTTTCATATGCAAGCTGGAAACGGTCGTCCACAAACTTGGATGAGactgccatttactcattttcaaattcaatttataattttctttttgaaataaTAATGCCCGAATTAGTCTACTATAACCCTATAACGCCGTTAACGATATTTAATCAACTCGTAAATTAAACCATAGCATGCGTGTCAAGTCAGCAAAATTCTCCGTAGCACAATCTTATTGAAGTTGATCTACTTcgtgaaatttattaaaaaataaaattaaaaaaaaaaaacacggaCCCATCTGGAAAATTACGTGGCgcaacaaaacattgacaagcatttcctacaaattaattgtttccgAAATCTATTGACAAATGCATATTGGATAATGATGCTACCGCCTCTTAATTATTCTTCTTCAATTGGCCTATAGGATTAGAgacttaagatttttttttttttttgcatgtgATTCTTAATTAACAGTTGAAAAGAGATTGTTTTGAGGGGAAAATTAAAGCATTAATGTTAGTTCAAATaatttaaacaaataaaaataaatattaatgtaTTATAATAATTGTGGTAAATTACAGGCCAAACAATTTTTTACAATAATTTTAAGGACATGTtcctttatattaatttattgtatttaaaataaataattataaagtaTTGAAATctgatttaataaaaaaaaagggaattaatGATTATGATCCTTTAATTTTTGTACATAATTTATAGCAATTGTATTAAAAGCAGGTTCATGGGTTCGAGAAAGTAGGTTTACATAATGATTTTAGATTGGAGGAATGAACATTTGTCATAGTTTTAGTAAGTGTTAGTGATTGGTGGCACATTCAAACAATTAGAGAGAATTGTTAATTAATTACTATCATCACTTGGCGCTTTAGAAGATAAAAGGATGACCCACTTGATAATTGAGACGGGTTAATTGTATTACGATGCTAACAATTATTCATTCAGTGGACagcaaaaaaatatatttaatgatGTGAGTTACCCGTTATATATACAGTTAGATTCGTTGAATTTCTTAAAggagatttaaatttaaaaaaaaaaaaaaaagattttattaatgttttgaagttttttttttttgggctttTGCTCGAATATTGCATGCATGGCAATCCAATGATGCACTTTTAATTAATGGATGGGATCCACTAATTTATTGGCCTCCTGCAGGTTATTGCTGCAATTAATATCCATATTAAGCTTAATCCAGCTGGCTAGTTGGGGACTAGTAAAATCATAGAACTAGAACTAGCATCCATGCATGTTTTATGCAGGAAGATGATCATGGTACTATATTCAACCTATGTTTAACAATCACCCACTCCTATAATTGCTTTATTtatggcatatatatatatatatatatatatataagaaactcACTACTCTACCTGCCTTCAAAATAATTGATGTATCTATTTTTATGAATAGGATCAAATTTGGTCTCATCTTTTGAAAAGATTTATCGTCTCGTTGTTGTGAGATTTTGTATTTCTTTTacgataaatttttatttcatttattgtgattttttttaattattttgttatctattttattttattattttggtaGCAGTGCAATAAtaagaaatataaattttctcTTCATGATGgcattaaaatttgataattttcatatCAAATTTGTAAAAAAAAGATCATGAAGTTAAATCGTGGTAGATTATTATCAAATAAAACTTGCTTCTCTGTTAAATAATCTACTCAAATGCTTTGTTAACACAATCAGATTCTTTAAATTAAGATAGTTGCTattatatttttgtataaatgatttatctttaatttttatataaaactataatgatatgaaaatttatattttaaatttatattctgcctccatttaataaaaattatatgttttattttctgaaaaaaatattgatgtATCATTACCGCGCGATGTTTTTGCTAAACATTGATTAGCATTAtagtttttttaatatatatacggAAATAATATTTTCATGTATTTATATACATTTTTACTATTATATTCATGTCTAAAGCAATTATGAGTTTTTTTTTCACatgaattaataatatataattaatataattaaaatattaaattttattcaatttttttctaATATATTCTCTATTCATATtactttattaaatattaaatataaatatattagtaagttataaataattaattattttaaaaaagaaaGTGATTTATAATTTGATATGAGGAAAGTAAGTTTATCTTTATAGAATAAaaagatatataaattaattgtacttaatcaattttttttagataatctatttttttaaaaaaatttaacattTAAGTGATCGAGTgtatgtaaaaaaataaaaaatttaaacattaatggttttttatatacataaaattgataatatctaaaaaaaataaaaaaataaccctatgtttttcCTTAAGGTGCAATTGAAGTATGTGAAATTTTCGGG
Proteins encoded:
- the LOC110651243 gene encoding O-fucosyltransferase 29-like isoform X1, with the translated sequence MGVNKAWRFSVILANLALLQQQNGNHSPSRRGGKHHHHQHQHHHHSHNEWWRRWRSSATQQRRKIPWSLVCGLMLFILGLISLFTGHVASDLEWYSQRLVKHNLGRLVNFRNLLFPKSFFLKKKKNWSGNFFRLSFSGVKQRREPIDKWKSKYSNFFYGCSERGRNFAPAKHERSSNGYLLIAASGGLNQQRTGITDAVVVARILNATLVIPELDHHSYWKDDSDFVNIFDVDWFISYLAKDVTIVKRVPDKFMRSMEKPPYTMRVPRKSPPEYYIDQVLPILLRRRVVQLTKFDYRLANNLDDEQLQKLRCRVNYHALRFAKPIQDIGQRLVMKVRKMAKRFIAIHLRFEPDMLAFSGCYYGGGEKEKFELGEIRKRWATLPDLSAEEERARGKCPLTPHEVGLMLRALGFANDTYIYVASGEIYGGEDTLRPLKELFPNFYTKEMLANEELKPFSPFSSRLAAIDYIVCDESDVFVTNNNGNMAKILAGRRRYAGHKRTIRPNAKRLSALLMERDKMDWDTFAKKVKSCQRGFMGEPDEMRPGRGEFHEYPSPCICEKPFSNDGSSNDEAHLLEQAPMNSKAKVPSKYMEEKQSEKRPLRSEKRSTREEPASLREMEDVQNFPD
- the LOC110651243 gene encoding O-fucosyltransferase 29-like isoform X2, giving the protein MGVNKAWRFSVILANLALLQQQNGNHSPSRRGGKHHHHQHQHHHHSHNEWWRRWRSSATQQRRKIPWSLVCGLMLFILGLISLFTGHVASDLEWYSQRLVKHNLGRLRREPIDKWKSKYSNFFYGCSERGRNFAPAKHERSSNGYLLIAASGGLNQQRTGITDAVVVARILNATLVIPELDHHSYWKDDSDFVNIFDVDWFISYLAKDVTIVKRVPDKFMRSMEKPPYTMRVPRKSPPEYYIDQVLPILLRRRVVQLTKFDYRLANNLDDEQLQKLRCRVNYHALRFAKPIQDIGQRLVMKVRKMAKRFIAIHLRFEPDMLAFSGCYYGGGEKEKFELGEIRKRWATLPDLSAEEERARGKCPLTPHEVGLMLRALGFANDTYIYVASGEIYGGEDTLRPLKELFPNFYTKEMLANEELKPFSPFSSRLAAIDYIVCDESDVFVTNNNGNMAKILAGRRRYAGHKRTIRPNAKRLSALLMERDKMDWDTFAKKVKSCQRGFMGEPDEMRPGRGEFHEYPSPCICEKPFSNDGSSNDEAHLLEQAPMNSKAKVPSKYMEEKQSEKRPLRSEKRSTREEPASLREMEDVQNFPD